From a single Miscanthus floridulus cultivar M001 chromosome 8, ASM1932011v1, whole genome shotgun sequence genomic region:
- the LOC136473508 gene encoding pirin-like protein, with product MSAAMSACMPLVPPSSPLHGSAAMAAVERLQPGAMETTKTTGSEGTVGCVVKSHGNEDDRAGDDGGDVTMSRPRAVVQTLACERKPFCEGFALWRSIGRPELQELDPILSFDEFEFSAPAGFPDHPHRGFENVTYMLEGGISYHDFSGHKGTISTGDVQWLTAGRGVVHAEMPAGQGVQRGVNIWINLSAADKMVQPRYQDLASHDIPAVTADGVTVKVIAGECLRTRSPLRPGTPALCLDVALRPGARLRQPVPRGWSACAYVIHGEAAFVDGSSTTVVAATARTLVVFGGDGDGVEVRAGQADGAAGQGQGARVMLVAARPHGEAVVRDGPFVMSTREEVEQAREDYRRRRNGFEMADGWTSDHASTVAMR from the exons ATGTCTGCCGCCATGTCTGCTTGCATGCCCCTGGTCCCTCCGTCGTCTCCTCTCCATGGAtcggcggcaatggcggccgTTGAGAGGCTGCAGCCCGGTGCCATGGAGACCACCAAAACCACCGGTTCCGAGGGAACGGTCGGCTGCGTCGTCAAGAG CCATGGCAACGAGGACGACCGTGCtggggacgacggcggcgacgtGACGATGAGCAGGCCGCGGGCGGTGGTCCAGACACTGGCGTGCGAGCGCAAGCCCTTCTGTGAGGGCTTCGCGCTCTGGCGGAGCATCGGCAG GCCTGAGCTTCAGGAACTGGATCCTATCTTGTCCTTCGACGAGTTCGAGT TTTCTGCGCCAGCTGGCTTCCCTGACCATCCTCACAGAG GATTTGAGAATGTTACCTATATGCTCGAG GGCGGCATCAGTTACCATGACTTTTCAGGCCACAAGGGAACCATCAGCACAGGAGACGTTCAG TGGCTGACGGCGGGGCGCGGCGTCGTGCACGCGGAGATGCCCGCCGGCCAGGGCGTGCAGCGGGGCGTCAACATCTGGATCAACCTCTCCGCCGCCGACAAGAT GGTACAGCCGAGGTACCAGGACCTGGCGAGCCACGACATCCCCGCCGTCACCGCCGACGGCGTCACCGTCAAGGTCATCGCGGGCGAGTGCCTCAGGACGCGGTCCCCGCTGCGGCCCGGCACCCCGGCGCTGTGCCTCGACGTCGCGCTGCGGCCCGGCGCGCGCCTGCGCCAGCCCGTCCCGCGCGGGTGGAGCGCGTGCGCGTACGTCATCCACGGCGAGGCCGCCTTCGTCGACGGCAGCTCCACTACCGTCGTCGCCGCCACCGCGCGCACGCTCGTCGTGTtcggtggcgacggcgacggcgtggAGGTGCGGGCCGGCCAGGCTGATGGTGCAGCGGGGCAGGGCCAGGGCGCGAGGGTCATGCTGGTGGCGGCGCGGCCGCACGGCGAGGCGGTGGTGCGGGACGGGCCCTTCGTCATGAGCACCCGGGAGGAGGTGGAGCAGGCAAGGGAGgactaccgccgccgccgcaacgGCTTCGAGATGGCCGACGGCTGGACCTCCGACCACGCATCCACCGTTGCAATGCGTTGA